In a genomic window of Xylophilus rhododendri:
- a CDS encoding ATP-binding protein yields the protein MPTASVAGMAVLEEATGLKNMQQLIQLRWIAVVGQIVTIGIAHFGFGIALPLRHMAAVIGFLVIFNLGSHWRWRSRGEVTNDELFLALLVDVGMLTAQLYLSGGATNPFTYLYLLQVTLGAVLLQAWSVWTMVVVTVACVAGLALFGRPLDLPPDHDRGLASPFIQGMLICFALNAGLLVIFISRIGRNLRDRDAHLADLRQRAAEEEHVVRIGLLASGAAHELGTPLATLAVILGDWRRMPAFKGDPELLQEVSEMQAQVQRCKTILSGILLSAGEARGESSEQTTVNTFLDDIATDWRETRAAQDFEFRNRIEHDLPMVADTALQQMVCNVLDNALEASPRHVVLQAAIEADHLRLEVTDRGPGFAPEVLAQWGKPYNSTKGRSGRGLGLFLAVNVARTLGGLVRAGNRPGGGAMVVMTLPLAAITLKEGEGRVG from the coding sequence ATGCCGACTGCCTCCGTGGCGGGCATGGCGGTGCTGGAGGAGGCTACGGGCCTCAAGAACATGCAGCAGCTGATCCAGCTGCGCTGGATCGCGGTGGTGGGGCAGATCGTCACCATCGGCATCGCCCATTTCGGCTTCGGCATCGCGCTGCCGCTGCGCCACATGGCGGCAGTGATCGGCTTCCTGGTCATCTTCAACCTGGGCAGCCACTGGCGCTGGCGCTCGCGCGGCGAAGTCACAAACGACGAACTCTTCCTGGCCCTGCTGGTGGACGTCGGCATGCTCACCGCCCAGCTGTATCTCAGCGGCGGCGCCACCAATCCCTTCACCTACCTCTACCTGCTGCAGGTGACGCTGGGCGCGGTGCTGCTGCAGGCCTGGTCGGTGTGGACCATGGTGGTGGTCACCGTGGCCTGCGTGGCCGGCCTGGCGCTGTTCGGCCGGCCGCTCGACCTGCCGCCGGACCACGACCGCGGCCTGGCCAGCCCCTTCATCCAGGGCATGCTGATCTGCTTCGCGCTCAATGCCGGCCTGCTGGTGATCTTCATCAGCCGCATCGGCCGCAACCTGCGCGACCGCGATGCCCATCTGGCCGACCTGCGCCAGCGCGCCGCCGAGGAGGAACACGTGGTGCGCATCGGCCTGCTGGCCAGCGGCGCCGCGCACGAACTGGGCACGCCGCTGGCCACGCTGGCGGTGATCCTGGGCGACTGGCGGCGCATGCCGGCCTTCAAGGGCGATCCGGAGCTGCTGCAGGAAGTCAGCGAGATGCAGGCCCAGGTGCAGCGCTGCAAGACCATCCTGAGCGGCATCCTGCTCTCGGCGGGCGAGGCGCGCGGGGAGTCTTCCGAGCAGACCACCGTCAACACCTTCCTCGACGACATCGCCACCGACTGGCGCGAGACCCGCGCCGCGCAGGACTTCGAATTCCGCAACCGCATCGAGCACGACCTGCCGATGGTGGCCGATACCGCCCTGCAGCAGATGGTCTGCAACGTGCTCGACAACGCCCTGGAAGCCTCGCCACGCCATGTGGTGTTGCAGGCCGCCATCGAGGCCGACCACTTGCGGCTCGAGGTCACCGACCGAGGCCCCGGCTTCGCCCCCGAAGTGCTGGCCCAATGGGGCAAGCCCTACAACTCCACCAAGGGCCGCAGCGGGCGCGGGCTGGGCCTGTTCCTGGCGGTGAACGTGGCCCGCACGCTGGGCGGGCTGGTGCGCGCGGGCAACCGGCCCGGCGGCGGAGCGATGGTGGTGATGACGCTGCCCCTGGCGGCGATCACACTCAAGGAAGGTGAAGGACGTGTCGGCTGA
- a CDS encoding SURF1 family protein, producing MQGGPRAPRSKATATLLAVFFLAAFVCFMLLGHWQVQRRAWKLDLIERVEQRVHAAPVAAPGLAGWTDLGAAGQEYRHVLVSGVFQHDKEALVQAVTVKGSGFWVLTPLKLADGSSVLVNRGFVPPEARALAAHGGASPKGETVITGLLRLSEPGGGFLRKNDAAADRWYSRDVQAIAAARGVVQAAPYFIDADGGDFAAPELPVGGLTVVSFPNSHLSYALTWYGMALLTVVGAVIWWREELRARRRQG from the coding sequence ATGCAAGGGGGCCCGCGGGCCCCGCGCTCCAAAGCCACCGCCACCCTGCTGGCGGTGTTTTTTTTGGCGGCCTTCGTCTGCTTCATGCTGCTGGGCCACTGGCAGGTGCAGCGCCGCGCCTGGAAGCTCGACCTGATCGAGCGGGTGGAGCAGCGGGTGCATGCGGCGCCGGTGGCGGCACCCGGTCTTGCCGGGTGGACGGACCTCGGCGCGGCCGGGCAGGAATACCGCCATGTGCTGGTCAGCGGCGTGTTCCAGCATGACAAGGAAGCGCTGGTGCAGGCGGTCACCGTCAAGGGATCGGGCTTCTGGGTGCTGACGCCGCTGAAGCTGGCCGACGGCAGCAGCGTGCTGGTCAACCGCGGTTTCGTGCCGCCGGAAGCACGTGCGCTGGCGGCCCATGGCGGTGCTTCGCCCAAGGGCGAGACGGTGATCACCGGGCTGCTGCGCCTGAGCGAGCCCGGCGGCGGCTTCCTGCGCAAGAACGATGCGGCGGCCGACCGCTGGTATTCACGCGACGTGCAGGCCATCGCCGCGGCGCGCGGCGTGGTGCAGGCAGCGCCGTACTTCATCGATGCGGACGGCGGCGACTTCGCCGCGCCGGAACTGCCGGTCGGCGGGCTGACGGTAGTGTCCTTCCCCAACAGCCACCTGTCCTATGCGCTGACCTGGTACGGCATGGCGCTGCTGACCGTGGTGGGCGCGGTGATCTGGTGGCGCGAGGAACTGCGAGCCCGGCGCCGCCAGGGCTGA
- the cyoD gene encoding cytochrome o ubiquinol oxidase subunit IV → MSTYTKQQFEHGRHVTPQDSELPVEHGHGHDDHGHDDHGGHAESTLGGYAMGFILSVILTAIPFWIVMAKVFDNSHTTSLVILGFAAVQIVVHMVYFLHMNSRSEGGWSMLAMIFTIIVVVITLSGSLWVMFHMNANMMPVSAHDMKNMP, encoded by the coding sequence ATGAGCACCTACACCAAACAACAATTCGAGCACGGCCGCCACGTCACCCCGCAGGACAGCGAACTGCCGGTCGAGCATGGCCACGGCCATGACGACCACGGCCACGACGACCACGGCGGCCATGCCGAGAGCACCCTGGGCGGCTACGCCATGGGTTTCATCCTGTCGGTGATCCTCACGGCCATCCCCTTCTGGATCGTGATGGCCAAGGTGTTCGACAACTCGCACACCACCTCGCTGGTCATCCTGGGCTTCGCGGCGGTGCAGATCGTCGTGCACATGGTGTATTTCCTGCACATGAACAGCCGCTCCGAAGGCGGCTGGAGCATGCTGGCGATGATCTTCACCATCATCGTGGTGGTGATCACGCTGAGCGGCTCGCTCTGGGTCATGTTCCACATGAACGCCAACATGATGCCGGTCAGCGCGCACGACATGAAGAACATGCCCTGA